In Trichoderma asperellum chromosome 1, complete sequence, a single window of DNA contains:
- a CDS encoding mitochondrial 54S ribosomal protein mL53, whose amino-acid sequence MITKFMTEVTAKFNPFSTCAKPARLFLTFLPPNVRANGTVVNTALLPRDSAESSSLRVKFKDGKEMDFNCSKINIKSLVEEVDRHSRQLQKAADLSE is encoded by the exons ATGATTACCAAATTCATGACCGAGGTCACGGCCAAATTCAACCCCTTCTCGACATGCGCCAAACCTGCTCGTCTGTTCTTAACCTTCCTCCCGCCAAACGTTCGTGCGAATGGAACCGTCGTCAATACGGCTCTCCTCCCGAGAGACTCTGCAGAGAGCAGCTCATTGCGAGTCAAATTCA AGGATGGCAAAGAAATGGACTTCAACTGCTCAAAAATCAACATTAAGAGTTTAGTCGAGGAGGTCGACCGTCACTCGCGCCAATTGCAAAAGGCCGCAGATTTATCCGAATAA
- a CDS encoding uncharacterized protein (SECRETED:SignalP(1-25)) yields MCLGKARALCAVWALPPLACRYSTGFHCRPVSPAAVQHTGTEKPATNLGQRPERTEVAPCEIDILRESGKDRNKLLLPVGPPPDWGHSFILLPVKRAPNPVLRHLPMLVRRALQLRWQSLRGQISLPNQSGACWTATRQYTSAAPDAACAQRSGRPADGVTTGADSAIPIAAKMGQRAPPPPSGQNSSASSQASQPFQRTAQIARHLNSNSDLPSSQSANMSGYTVRKVAAQNTLEHRVYIEKDGVPVSPFHDIPLFANQEQTILNMVVEIPRWTNGKLEISKEELLNPIKQDVKKGKLRFVRNCFPHKGYLWNYGAFPQTWEDPNTVHPETKAKGDNDPLDVCEIGELVGYPGQIKQVKVLGVMALLDEEETDWKVIVIDVNDPLAPKLNDVEDVERHLPGLLRATNEWFRIYKIPDGKPENQFAFTGECKNKAYAMDVIRECAEAWERLITGKTQPGSVSTTNTTVEHSPSRVAPQSLPPLPAHEDLPPAKIDASIDKWFFISGASA; encoded by the exons ATGTGCCTTGGTAAAGCTCGAGCCCTCTGCGCCGTCTGGGCTTTACCGCCTCTCGCATGTAGATACAGTACAGGTTTCCATTGCCGCCCCGTATCTCCGGCAGCCGTTCAGCACACCGGCACTGAAAAGCCTGCTACGAACCTCGGTCAAAGGCCCGAAAGAACCGAAGTCGCCCCCTGTGAGATTGATATTCTAAGAGAATCTGGAAAGGACAGAAATAAACTCCTCTTACCAGTTGGTCCTCCCCCGGACTGGGGACATTCCTTCATCCTGCTGCCCGTCAAGAGAGCCCCCAACCCGGTCTTGAGACATTTGCCCATGTTGGTTCGACGTGCACTGCAGCTCAGGTGGCAGAGTCTGCGCGGCCAAATCTCCCTGCCCAATCAAAGCGGTGCATGCTGGACAGCAACTCGACAGTACACTTCCGCTGCTCCTGACGCAGCCTGCGCACAGCGCTCCGGTAGGCCTGCGGACGGCGTTACTACAGGCGCTGACAGTGCTATCCCTATCGCTGCCAAAATGGGTCAGCGTGCCCCGCCCCCTCCATCGGGTCAAaactcctccgcctcctcgcAAGCTTCCCAACCCTTCCAGCGAACTGCTCAAATTGCTCGCCATTTGAACAGCAATTCCGacttgccatcatcacaatCCGCCAACATGTCTGGATACACCGTCCGCAAGGTTGCCGCCCAGAACACTCTGGAGCACCGCGTCTACATTGAGAAGGATGGCGTCCCCGTGTCTCCCTTCCACGACATTCCTCTCTTTGCCAACCAGGAGCAGACCATCCTGAACATGGTCGTCGAGATCCCTCGATGGACCAACGGCAAGCTTGAG ATCTCCAAGGAGGAGCTCCTCAACCCCATCAAGCAGGATGTTAAGAAGGGCAAGCTTCGCTTCGTCCGCAACTGCTTCCCCCACAAGGGCTACCTCTGGAACTACGGTGCCTTCCCCCAG ACCTGGGAGGACCCCAACACCGTCCACCCCGagaccaaggccaagggtgACAACGACCCTCTTGATGTCTGCGAGATCGGCGAGCTTGTTGGCTACCCCGGCCAGATCAAGCAGGTCAAGGTCCTCGGTGTCATGGCCCTtctcgacgaggaggagactGACTGGAAGGTCATTGTCATTGACGTGAACGACCCTCTGGCTCCTAAGCTCAACGACGTCGAGGACGTTGAGCGCCACCTGCCTGGCCTCCTCCGTGCCACCAACGAGTGGTTCCGTATCTACAAGATCCCTGACGGCAAGCCTGAGAACCAGTTCGCCTTTACTGGCGAGTGCAAGAACAAGGC CTACGCCATGGACGTCATTCGCGAGTGTGCTGAGGCCTGGGAGCGCCTCATTACTGGCAAGACCCAGCCTGGCAGCGTCTCTAC cACCAACACGACCGTCGAGCACTCTCCCAGCCGCGTTGCTCCTCAGtctctgcctcctctgcctgctCACGAGGACCTCCCCCCTGCGAAGATCGACGCCTCCATTGACAAATGGTTCTTCATCAGCGGTGCTTCTGCTTAG